In Sedimenticola thiotaurini, the following proteins share a genomic window:
- a CDS encoding TetR/AcrR family transcriptional regulator — MSENLSETFFADLPPRHAAILSTALGLFVSKGFFNTSIHDITDQAGVSIGFVYNNFGDKEGIARALYQQLLDFMTQQINLIEDRCSDAESRCRGVAKLLFELTESAPQVMDFIIHARHKEFLPNEPAICSSTPFARMRDFVYQGVTSGEIRAMQPLSAAMIAYGGVIRMICLRLDGVIEEPIHTYFEELWCNTWYALNPGETDQNDSPSPIQAP, encoded by the coding sequence ATGTCTGAAAATCTATCTGAAACGTTTTTTGCGGATCTTCCACCCCGCCACGCCGCCATCTTGTCAACGGCCCTGGGTCTGTTTGTCAGCAAAGGTTTTTTCAACACCTCGATCCATGACATCACAGACCAGGCCGGTGTATCGATCGGTTTTGTTTACAACAACTTTGGCGACAAGGAGGGCATCGCCCGGGCTCTCTACCAGCAGTTACTCGATTTCATGACCCAACAGATCAACCTGATCGAGGATCGCTGCAGTGATGCCGAGTCACGCTGTCGGGGTGTGGCGAAGCTGCTGTTCGAACTGACCGAGTCCGCACCACAGGTGATGGATTTCATTATCCACGCCCGACACAAGGAGTTTCTGCCAAACGAACCGGCCATCTGCTCATCCACTCCGTTTGCCCGCATGCGGGATTTTGTTTACCAGGGCGTAACCAGTGGTGAGATCAGAGCGATGCAACCACTCAGTGCCGCCATGATCGCTTACGGCGGTGTCATTCGAATGATCTGCCTGCGTCTCGATGGGGTCATCGAGGAGCCCATCCACACCTATTTCGAGGAGTTGTGGTGCAATACCTGGTACGCATTGAACCCGGGTGAGACTGACCAGAACGATTCACCAAGCCCCATTCAGGCACCTTGA
- the glnL gene encoding nitrogen regulation protein NR(II): protein MKDMIQINEISQQRILENLSSAVLLFDQSLCLQYMNPAAEMLFEISFRHTVGNSAESIIQCPGGLPREHLEQALRTGHHFTERELCLPLPDGKRATVDCTVIPLSDSEGETALLIEIQQIDRQLRISREEQLLSQHQAAQELIRGLAHEIKNPLGGLRGAAQLLEQELDDPGLCEYTQIIINEADRLKNLVNRMLGSDRLPNLKQVNIHTLLERVRNLVLVESGERLTIERDYDPSIPDICVDSDRIIQALLNILRNAAREIGNSPDGRILLQTRILRQFTIGNRRHRLVAQISIEDNGRGIPDSIREKLFYPMVTASDDGVGLGLTIAQSLINQHSGLVECSSEPGKTVFTVLLPVENPNATN, encoded by the coding sequence ATGAAGGATATGATTCAGATAAACGAAATTTCCCAACAGCGGATTCTGGAGAACCTGAGCAGCGCCGTGCTGCTGTTTGACCAGTCACTCTGTTTGCAGTACATGAATCCGGCGGCAGAGATGCTGTTTGAAATCAGTTTTCGCCACACCGTGGGTAATTCGGCCGAGTCGATTATCCAGTGCCCCGGGGGACTGCCCCGGGAACATCTGGAACAGGCCCTGCGCACCGGTCACCATTTCACGGAGCGCGAGTTGTGTCTGCCGCTCCCGGATGGCAAACGGGCCACTGTGGACTGCACGGTCATCCCCCTGTCTGACAGTGAGGGTGAGACGGCCCTGCTGATCGAGATTCAACAGATTGATCGGCAGTTGCGCATCAGCCGCGAGGAACAACTGCTCTCCCAGCACCAGGCCGCCCAGGAGTTGATCCGTGGCCTGGCCCACGAAATCAAGAACCCTCTGGGGGGACTGCGTGGTGCCGCCCAGTTGCTGGAACAGGAGCTGGATGATCCGGGTCTGTGTGAATATACCCAGATCATTATCAATGAAGCGGATCGGCTGAAAAACCTGGTTAACCGGATGCTTGGATCCGACCGGCTGCCCAATCTGAAGCAAGTGAATATTCACACACTGCTGGAGCGTGTGCGCAATCTGGTGCTGGTGGAATCGGGTGAACGGCTGACCATAGAACGGGATTACGATCCCAGCATTCCCGATATTTGCGTGGACAGTGACCGGATCATCCAGGCCCTGTTGAACATCCTGCGCAATGCGGCACGTGAGATCGGCAACTCACCTGATGGCCGCATCCTGCTGCAAACCCGCATCCTGCGTCAGTTCACTATCGGTAATCGCCGCCACCGGCTGGTAGCACAGATCAGCATTGAGGATAACGGCCGGGGTATACCGGATTCGATCCGGGAAAAGCTGTTTTATCCCATGGTGACCGCCAGCGATGATGGCGTGGGCCTGGGACTCACCATTGCCCAATCCCTAATCAACCAGCACAGCGGACTTGTGGAGTGCAGCAGCGAGCCGGGAAAAACTGTATTTACTGTGTTGTTACCTGTGGAGAATCCAAATGCCACCAATTAA
- the glyS gene encoding glycine--tRNA ligase subunit beta has product MADCADLLFELGTEELPPVALKKLSDALTQSFVDGLKRANLPHGEVHAYATPRRLALWIESCSTAQPDRETERRGPAVQAAFDADGNPTKAAQGFARSCQTTVDQLERLSTDKGEWLVHRFQEKGKPTLELLPGIAEEALNRLPIPKRMRWGSSEAQFVRPVQWLLFLLGEQVVPCRLLDTDAGDQTRGHRFHHPQPIRVDRPDRYRQLLQESGYVIADFNERRERIRQQVSQTAAAIGGQAPIDEALLDEVTGLVEWPVPISAGFEERFLEVPHEALISTMKKNQKYFHLVDQQGQLMNHFITIANVDSPKPELIKEGNERVVRPRLSDAMFFWQQDGKQSLASRIDSLKSVLFQQKLGSMHDKSQRVATLAGLIAGQIGGDSAMAERAGMLSRCDLMTEMVYEFPDMQGIMGRYQARRDGEPDEIAQALDEFYMPRYSGDSLPQTKTGIAVSLAERLDTLVGIFGIGMKPSGDKDPFALRRAALGALRIMREHSLNLNLHALLEVAAEQLQTAITEADCVEQVYNFMLERLKGIYLEQQLPVDLFEAVAAIRPESVADFDRRVAAVAGFRKLAAADALAAANKRIHNILKKSDQPIPASVDPALFDSTQEQNLHRVIEQKVEEITPLMEQTAYESVLQSLSTLQAPVDQFFDEVMVMAEDPAIRGNRLALLNRLNQLFLGVADISLLQAR; this is encoded by the coding sequence ATGGCTGATTGTGCCGATCTGCTGTTCGAACTCGGCACCGAAGAACTCCCTCCGGTCGCCCTGAAAAAGCTTTCTGATGCCCTGACCCAATCCTTTGTGGATGGACTCAAGCGCGCCAATCTGCCCCATGGTGAGGTGCATGCCTACGCCACGCCGCGCAGACTTGCCCTCTGGATCGAGTCCTGCAGCACTGCCCAACCCGACCGGGAGACCGAACGTCGCGGACCTGCCGTGCAGGCCGCTTTCGATGCCGATGGTAATCCCACCAAGGCCGCCCAGGGCTTTGCCCGTTCCTGCCAAACCACGGTGGATCAGCTTGAGCGCCTTAGCACCGACAAGGGAGAGTGGCTGGTGCACCGATTCCAGGAAAAAGGCAAACCGACCCTGGAACTGCTGCCCGGTATCGCCGAGGAGGCGCTTAACCGTCTGCCCATCCCCAAGCGTATGCGCTGGGGTAGTTCAGAGGCCCAGTTTGTACGCCCGGTTCAGTGGTTGCTGTTTCTGCTGGGGGAACAGGTGGTGCCCTGTCGACTGCTGGACACCGATGCGGGTGATCAGACCCGGGGTCACCGCTTCCACCACCCTCAGCCGATCCGGGTGGATCGCCCGGACCGCTACCGGCAACTGCTCCAGGAATCGGGTTACGTAATTGCCGATTTCAACGAGCGACGTGAACGCATTCGCCAGCAGGTGAGCCAGACCGCCGCCGCCATTGGCGGTCAGGCGCCGATTGACGAGGCGCTGCTGGATGAAGTGACCGGACTGGTGGAGTGGCCGGTTCCCATCTCGGCCGGATTCGAAGAGCGCTTCCTGGAAGTCCCCCATGAAGCCCTCATCAGCACCATGAAGAAAAACCAGAAGTATTTCCACCTGGTGGATCAGCAGGGGCAGCTGATGAATCACTTCATCACCATCGCCAATGTGGACAGCCCGAAACCGGAACTGATCAAAGAGGGCAACGAACGGGTCGTCCGGCCACGCCTGAGCGATGCCATGTTCTTCTGGCAGCAGGATGGAAAACAGAGCCTGGCCAGCCGCATCGACTCGCTGAAGAGTGTGCTGTTCCAGCAGAAACTCGGCTCCATGCATGACAAGAGCCAGCGGGTGGCCACCCTGGCCGGCCTGATTGCCGGGCAGATCGGTGGCGACAGCGCCATGGCGGAACGGGCCGGCATGTTGAGCCGGTGTGATCTGATGACCGAGATGGTGTACGAATTCCCCGATATGCAGGGCATCATGGGACGTTATCAGGCCCGACGGGACGGCGAACCGGACGAGATCGCCCAGGCCCTGGATGAGTTTTATATGCCCCGCTACTCCGGCGACAGCCTGCCCCAGACCAAAACCGGTATCGCAGTGTCACTGGCGGAGCGGCTGGATACTCTGGTGGGTATCTTCGGCATCGGTATGAAACCGAGCGGCGACAAGGATCCGTTTGCCCTGCGCCGCGCCGCCCTGGGTGCCCTGCGCATCATGCGTGAGCACTCACTTAACCTGAATCTACATGCGTTGCTGGAAGTAGCTGCAGAACAACTACAGACTGCCATAACCGAGGCGGACTGTGTGGAGCAGGTCTATAACTTCATGCTGGAACGTCTCAAAGGGATCTACCTGGAGCAGCAACTGCCGGTGGACCTGTTTGAAGCCGTGGCGGCCATACGGCCAGAATCGGTCGCCGATTTCGATCGCCGCGTGGCAGCGGTGGCCGGGTTCCGCAAGCTGGCAGCGGCCGATGCGTTGGCCGCTGCCAATAAGCGCATCCACAATATTCTGAAAAAGAGTGATCAGCCGATCCCGGCGAGTGTGGACCCGGCACTGTTTGATTCAACCCAGGAGCAAAATCTGCACAGGGTCATTGAACAGAAAGTGGAAGAGATCACGCCCCTGATGGAACAGACGGCTTATGAATCGGTACTGCAGTCCTTGTCGACTCTACAGGCCCCGGTGGATCAGTTCTTTGATGAGGTGATGGTCATGGCGGAAGATCCGGCTATACGGGGCAACCGGTTGGCCCTGCTCAATCGTCTGAACCAGCTGTTCCTCGGTGTTGCCGATATATCTCTATTACAGGCTAGATGA
- a CDS encoding tRNA (5-methylaminomethyl-2-thiouridylate)-methyltransferase produces the protein MTKQRKAVALISGGLDSLLAAKVIQQQGIHVEGINFFTGFCVEGHTHAIRQKDRDRPKRNNALWVAEQLGIKLHIVDIVEEYKDIVLNPKHGYGANLNPCLDCKIFMVKKAQEWIETHGFDFIITGEVVGQRPMSQRKDTMPVVARDSGAEDRLVRPLSGKNLPPTLPEREGWITRDKLYGFNGRSRKPQMALAEEFGLKDYAQPAGGCCFLTDAQYSVKLADLWQARGEKRYEMDDIMLLKVGRHLRPRAHFKVIISREEGEGNFLQGYRKQFVSLATTSHAGPLALLDGEVNDDDIELAARLVARYSQGKQADQVELTVTGLDGSRQQLSVKPLGADEIPQEWYI, from the coding sequence ATGACTAAACAACGCAAGGCCGTAGCCCTCATCTCCGGTGGCCTGGATTCACTACTGGCCGCCAAGGTCATTCAGCAACAGGGCATCCATGTAGAGGGGATCAATTTTTTCACCGGATTCTGCGTGGAGGGTCACACCCACGCGATTCGCCAGAAGGATCGAGACCGGCCCAAGCGCAACAACGCCCTGTGGGTGGCGGAACAGCTGGGTATCAAGTTACACATTGTGGATATTGTGGAAGAGTACAAGGATATTGTGCTGAATCCCAAGCATGGTTATGGGGCGAATCTGAATCCCTGCCTGGATTGCAAGATCTTCATGGTGAAGAAGGCCCAGGAGTGGATCGAGACGCATGGGTTCGATTTCATTATCACCGGCGAAGTGGTGGGACAACGACCCATGTCCCAGCGCAAGGACACCATGCCGGTGGTGGCGCGGGATTCCGGAGCCGAAGATCGCCTGGTGCGGCCGCTGTCGGGCAAAAACCTGCCGCCGACTCTGCCGGAGCGGGAAGGGTGGATAACACGGGATAAGTTGTACGGTTTCAATGGCCGCAGTCGTAAGCCGCAGATGGCCCTAGCGGAAGAGTTCGGCCTGAAGGACTACGCTCAGCCCGCCGGAGGCTGCTGTTTCCTGACTGATGCCCAGTACTCGGTCAAGCTGGCGGATCTGTGGCAGGCCCGTGGTGAGAAACGCTACGAAATGGATGACATCATGCTGCTCAAGGTGGGAAGGCATCTGCGCCCCAGAGCCCATTTCAAAGTGATCATCTCCCGGGAAGAGGGGGAGGGCAATTTCCTGCAGGGTTATCGTAAACAGTTCGTCAGTCTGGCCACCACCAGCCATGCCGGGCCGCTGGCGCTGCTGGATGGCGAGGTGAATGATGATGATATCGAACTGGCCGCCCGGCTGGTGGCCCGTTACAGCCAGGGCAAGCAGGCGGACCAGGTGGAACTGACCGTGACCGGGTTGGATGGCAGCCGGCAGCAGCTGTCGGTGAAGCCGCTGGGCGCGGATGAGATTCCCCAGGAGTGGTATATATGA
- a CDS encoding lysophospholipid acyltransferase family protein: MILIRSLLYLVSLVITTVILASVLSVVGWLLPYRQRCLIANSWGTVNLWFLKHLCRLDYEIEGLEKIPESGAIILAKHQSAWETMALRSLLPPEQAWVLKRELMWVPFFGWAAATVQPIAINRKAGRQAARQVIEIGLERLKQNRLVIIFPEGTRVAPGEHKRYGMGGALLAEKSGVPVIPIAHNAGTFWRRRDIRKYPGVIKVVVGDPISSQGKKAADINKEVETWIENTLSHIQ, translated from the coding sequence ATGATACTGATTAGATCCCTACTCTACCTGGTGAGCCTGGTCATCACGACGGTGATTCTGGCCAGTGTGCTGTCCGTAGTGGGCTGGCTGCTACCCTACCGGCAACGCTGCCTGATCGCCAACAGCTGGGGCACGGTCAATCTCTGGTTTCTCAAGCATCTTTGCCGGCTGGACTACGAAATTGAAGGTCTGGAGAAGATTCCCGAATCGGGCGCCATCATTCTGGCTAAGCACCAGTCAGCCTGGGAGACCATGGCACTGCGCTCCCTGCTGCCACCGGAGCAGGCATGGGTGCTGAAGCGGGAGCTGATGTGGGTACCCTTTTTTGGCTGGGCTGCCGCCACGGTGCAACCCATCGCCATTAACCGAAAGGCGGGGCGTCAGGCAGCCCGGCAGGTTATTGAAATCGGCCTGGAACGTTTAAAACAGAACAGACTGGTGATCATATTCCCCGAAGGTACACGGGTGGCCCCCGGAGAGCACAAGCGGTATGGCATGGGTGGTGCCCTGCTGGCAGAAAAGAGCGGCGTACCGGTGATCCCCATTGCCCACAACGCCGGAACTTTCTGGCGACGCCGTGATATTAGGAAATATCCGGGCGTTATCAAGGTAGTGGTGGGTGATCCGATTTCCAGTCAGGGAAAAAAGGCCGCTGATATCAACAAGGAAGTGGAAACCTGGATAGAAAATACCTTATCCCATATCCAATAA
- the glyQ gene encoding glycine--tRNA ligase subunit alpha encodes MTNSINGPDTSTFQGLIFALERYWAEQGCVILQPYDMEVGAGTFHTATFLRSIGPEPWSAAYVQPSRRPTDGRYGENPNRLQHYYQFQVALKPSPLNIQELYLGSLELLGLDSKVHDIRFVEDNWESPTLGAWGLGWEVWLNGMEVTQFTYFQQVGGLDCRPVTGEITYGLERIAMYLQNVESVYDLVWTQGPDGPVTYGDVFHQNEVEQSAYNFEHADVDFLFSYFDQCEKESNKLIEQGLPLPAYEQVLKASHAFNLLDARHAISVTERQRYILRVRALARAVAQAYYDAREKLGFPMLKNKKELAHG; translated from the coding sequence ATGACGAATTCGATTAATGGTCCTGATACATCGACCTTTCAGGGCCTGATTTTCGCCCTGGAGCGCTACTGGGCAGAACAGGGCTGTGTGATCCTGCAACCCTACGACATGGAAGTGGGGGCCGGTACTTTCCATACCGCCACTTTTCTCCGTTCCATCGGTCCGGAGCCCTGGAGTGCCGCCTACGTGCAGCCTTCCCGCCGCCCCACCGACGGCCGCTATGGTGAGAATCCCAATCGGCTGCAGCACTATTATCAGTTCCAGGTGGCACTGAAACCCTCGCCCCTGAACATCCAGGAGCTCTACCTGGGTTCCCTGGAGTTGCTCGGGCTGGACAGCAAGGTGCACGATATCCGTTTTGTCGAGGACAACTGGGAATCCCCCACCCTTGGTGCCTGGGGACTGGGCTGGGAGGTGTGGCTGAACGGGATGGAAGTCACCCAGTTCACCTATTTTCAACAGGTGGGCGGTCTCGACTGCCGACCCGTGACCGGTGAGATCACCTATGGTCTGGAGCGCATTGCCATGTATCTGCAGAACGTGGAGAGCGTCTATGATCTGGTCTGGACCCAGGGTCCGGATGGCCCGGTCACCTACGGGGATGTGTTCCATCAGAACGAAGTGGAGCAGTCAGCCTACAATTTTGAGCACGCCGACGTGGATTTCCTGTTCAGCTATTTCGATCAGTGTGAGAAAGAGAGCAACAAGCTGATTGAACAGGGTCTACCCCTGCCGGCCTACGAGCAGGTGCTGAAGGCCTCCCACGCCTTCAATCTGCTGGATGCCCGCCACGCCATTTCTGTAACTGAGCGCCAGCGCTACATTCTGCGCGTGCGCGCCCTGGCCCGGGCTGTCGCCCAGGCCTATTACGACGCCCGGGAGAAACTGGGCTTCCCCATGCTGAAAAACAAGAAGGAGCTGGCCCATGGCTGA
- the gmhB gene encoding D-glycero-beta-D-manno-heptose 1,7-bisphosphate 7-phosphatase has protein sequence MPTNKLIILGRDGVINERSDDLIASPGEWIPIPGSLEAIAQLNQADYRVVVITNQDGLAQGRFTIDTLNAIHNKMSQALAAEGGRVDGLFFCPHGADSDCDCRKPSPGLLNQVAERFHVCLEQVRCVGDSLEDLQAAMAADAQPILVRTGRGEQTETDPRLDPTIPVYNSLSDLVATLVQQEE, from the coding sequence ATGCCTACCAACAAGCTGATCATCCTGGGTCGGGACGGTGTCATCAATGAGCGGTCAGATGATCTCATCGCCTCGCCCGGGGAGTGGATTCCCATCCCGGGCAGCCTGGAGGCTATAGCCCAGCTGAACCAGGCGGACTACCGAGTGGTGGTCATCACCAACCAGGACGGTCTGGCTCAGGGGCGTTTCACTATCGATACCCTGAACGCCATCCATAACAAAATGAGCCAGGCACTGGCCGCAGAGGGGGGCCGTGTCGATGGCCTCTTCTTCTGTCCCCATGGTGCCGATTCAGACTGCGATTGCCGTAAGCCCAGCCCAGGCCTGTTGAATCAGGTCGCCGAACGATTTCATGTCTGCCTGGAGCAGGTACGCTGCGTCGGAGACAGCCTGGAAGATCTGCAGGCTGCCATGGCAGCCGACGCCCAGCCCATACTGGTGCGCACCGGCAGGGGTGAACAGACAGAAACAGATCCGCGCCTCGACCCGACCATACCGGTCTATAACTCGCTGAGTGATCTGGTGGCAACGCTGGTACAACAAGAAGAATAG
- a CDS encoding sulfurtransferase TusA family protein: MKPVIVDARRLLCPMPVIRVQDRVKELAPGTRVEAVCTDPGALNDIPAWCRINGHKLIETRTEDNEYIIVVEVGEDN, translated from the coding sequence ATGAAACCGGTCATTGTGGATGCGCGTCGCCTGCTCTGTCCCATGCCGGTGATCCGGGTTCAGGACCGGGTCAAAGAGCTAGCGCCGGGAACCCGGGTGGAAGCGGTATGTACCGATCCCGGTGCCCTCAATGATATTCCGGCCTGGTGCCGCATCAATGGTCATAAACTGATCGAGACAAGGACCGAAGATAACGAGTACATCATCGTAGTCGAGGTGGGCGAGGACAACTGA
- a CDS encoding cation diffusion facilitator family transporter has translation MNQVSEQKHLRYQAIQRVTIVGVLVNLLLAASKTIIGIVAQSQALVADGIHSLSDLLSDGLVYFAAKQANQGPDAEHPYGHGRFETAATLGLGVLLSLVAIGITWDAVSRLFSPDALLHPKPLALYAALFSILANEGLYHYTAAVARKIKSDLLHANAWHHRSDALSSVVVLIGVGGTMAGLPYLDAIAAVGVGLMIAKIGWDLGWPAFQELVDEGLDQERLESIRQIIHQIGGVMDIHMLRTRRIGGEATVDVHILVEPWLSVSEGHMIGQMVIDRLLKEISEVMDVTVHIDPEDDEKAIPCEGLPLRAQAEKLLAQQWCSIPGAEKRLRVVLHYLAGKINVDVYFSLADLPGEETRREFQQSLQTKAAELPEFGVVRVYYG, from the coding sequence ATGAACCAGGTTAGCGAACAGAAGCACCTGCGTTATCAGGCCATCCAACGGGTCACCATTGTCGGGGTGCTGGTCAACCTGCTATTGGCTGCCAGCAAGACCATTATCGGCATAGTTGCCCAATCCCAGGCGCTGGTGGCAGACGGCATTCACTCGTTGTCCGATCTGTTGTCGGACGGGCTGGTCTATTTTGCCGCCAAGCAGGCCAACCAGGGGCCGGACGCTGAACACCCCTACGGCCACGGCCGTTTTGAAACCGCTGCGACACTGGGTCTGGGTGTCCTGCTGTCGCTGGTGGCAATCGGTATCACCTGGGATGCGGTATCACGACTCTTTTCACCCGATGCCCTGTTGCACCCGAAACCCCTGGCCCTCTATGCAGCGCTGTTCTCAATCCTGGCCAATGAGGGGCTCTACCACTACACCGCTGCGGTAGCCCGCAAGATCAAGTCGGATCTGCTGCACGCCAATGCCTGGCATCACCGCTCCGACGCCCTATCGTCTGTGGTGGTGCTCATCGGTGTCGGGGGGACCATGGCGGGTCTGCCTTACCTGGATGCCATCGCAGCGGTGGGCGTGGGGCTGATGATTGCCAAGATCGGCTGGGATCTGGGCTGGCCGGCCTTCCAGGAGCTGGTGGATGAGGGACTGGATCAGGAGCGTCTGGAGAGCATCCGGCAGATTATCCACCAGATCGGCGGTGTGATGGATATCCACATGCTGCGGACCCGCCGTATCGGTGGCGAGGCCACGGTCGATGTGCATATCCTGGTGGAACCCTGGTTAAGTGTCTCGGAAGGACACATGATCGGCCAGATGGTGATTGATCGCCTGCTGAAAGAGATATCCGAAGTGATGGATGTCACGGTACATATCGATCCGGAAGATGATGAGAAGGCGATCCCCTGTGAAGGATTGCCCCTGCGGGCCCAGGCCGAGAAGTTGCTGGCCCAGCAGTGGTGCAGTATCCCCGGTGCGGAAAAACGGTTACGGGTGGTACTGCACTATCTGGCGGGAAAAATTAACGTGGATGTCTACTTCTCGCTGGCGGATCTGCCCGGGGAGGAGACGCGCCGGGAGTTCCAGCAGTCACTCCAGACGAAGGCGGCAGAGTTGCCGGAGTTCGGAGTGGTCCGGGTCTATTATGGATGA
- the glnA gene encoding glutamate--ammonia ligase, with protein MASKVLKMIKDNEVKFVDFRFTDTRGKEQHVSVPAHTIDEDLFTDGKMFDGSSISGWKGINESDMILMPDAETAVLDLFADEVTLNITCDILEPSTMEGYERDPRSVARRAEAYLASTGIADAAFFGPEPEFFVLDDVRWESEMSGSFYKIDSEEAGWNSERVYQDGNIGHRPGTKGGYFPVPPVDSLNDIRAAMCLAMEEMGVPVEVHHHEVATAGQCEIGTKFATLVKRADWVQVQKYVTWNVAHAYGKTATFMPKPLVGDNGSGMHVHMSLAKGGENLFAGNLYGGLSETALYYIGGIIKHARALNAFTNPSTNSYKRLVPGFEAPVMLAYSARNRSASIRIPFVNSPKGRRVEVRFPDPTANPYLAFSALMMAGLDGIQNKIHPGEAMDKDLYDLPAEEALSIPTVCHSLDQALEALDADREFLTAGGVFTDDLIDGFIALKMDDVTRLRMTTHPVEFDMYYSL; from the coding sequence ATGGCCTCAAAAGTCCTGAAGATGATCAAAGACAACGAAGTCAAGTTCGTTGATTTCCGCTTCACTGATACCCGCGGTAAGGAACAGCATGTTTCTGTACCGGCCCACACCATTGATGAAGATCTCTTCACCGACGGCAAGATGTTTGATGGTTCTTCCATTTCCGGTTGGAAGGGGATCAACGAATCCGACATGATCTTGATGCCGGATGCGGAAACCGCTGTTCTTGACCTGTTTGCGGATGAAGTGACCCTTAACATCACCTGTGACATCCTTGAACCTTCCACCATGGAAGGCTACGAGCGTGACCCCCGTTCGGTGGCCCGCCGCGCTGAAGCCTACCTGGCCTCTACCGGCATCGCTGATGCCGCCTTCTTCGGTCCCGAGCCTGAATTCTTTGTACTGGATGACGTGCGTTGGGAGTCCGAGATGAGCGGCTCCTTCTACAAGATTGATTCCGAAGAGGCCGGCTGGAACTCCGAGCGGGTCTACCAGGATGGCAATATCGGCCATCGTCCGGGCACCAAGGGCGGTTACTTCCCCGTTCCCCCGGTTGATTCCCTGAACGATATCCGTGCCGCCATGTGTCTGGCCATGGAAGAGATGGGTGTGCCGGTGGAGGTGCATCATCACGAAGTGGCAACCGCCGGCCAGTGTGAGATCGGTACCAAGTTCGCTACCCTGGTGAAACGTGCCGACTGGGTACAGGTGCAGAAGTACGTCACCTGGAACGTGGCACACGCCTATGGCAAGACCGCCACCTTCATGCCGAAACCGCTGGTGGGTGATAATGGCTCCGGTATGCACGTACACATGTCCCTGGCCAAGGGCGGTGAGAACCTGTTCGCCGGTAACCTCTACGGTGGTCTGTCTGAAACAGCGCTCTACTACATCGGTGGCATTATCAAACACGCCCGTGCCCTGAACGCTTTCACCAACCCTTCCACCAACTCATACAAGCGTCTGGTACCGGGCTTTGAAGCACCGGTGATGCTGGCCTACTCCGCCCGTAACCGTTCTGCGTCGATCCGTATTCCGTTCGTGAACAGCCCGAAAGGCCGTCGTGTTGAGGTCCGTTTCCCGGATCCCACCGCCAACCCCTATCTGGCCTTCTCCGCTCTGATGATGGCTGGTCTGGACGGAATCCAGAACAAGATCCATCCGGGTGAGGCGATGGATAAGGATCTGTATGACCTGCCTGCCGAAGAGGCTCTCTCCATCCCGACCGTCTGCCACAGCCTGGATCAGGCCCTGGAAGCCTTGGATGCGGATCGTGAGTTCCTCACCGCCGGTGGTGTGTTTACCGATGACCTGATCGACGGCTTTATCGCTCTGAAGATGGATGATGTGACCCGTCTGCGTATGACCACCCATCCGGTTGAGTTTGATATGTACTACAGCCTGTAA
- a CDS encoding DUF4124 domain-containing protein, with amino-acid sequence MRSILFICIMSLALGSQAAIYKWVDRSGAVHYSDTPTRDAEQIQLSDPTIYTPVSSDLENRTGQAPSQAAKPAKYSSFTIVSPASNEMVQANGGTVTLAFQTEPALQSGHYIQVVLDGRIQDQHATGLQFQLHNLSRGAHMIHASIHDAAGRLVARSNIVQFFVRQVTVIEDGKSPELPPSGSSGSGGDAPQYAPDSGSDYTGDAPTPGGADAFNPTSKPISSTPGRTNPAFSPNY; translated from the coding sequence ATGAGAAGCATCCTGTTCATCTGTATCATGTCTCTGGCGCTGGGCAGTCAGGCAGCGATCTATAAATGGGTCGACCGCTCCGGTGCGGTGCACTATTCAGATACCCCGACACGGGATGCCGAGCAGATCCAACTCTCCGATCCCACCATCTATACTCCGGTGAGCAGTGACCTGGAAAACCGCACCGGTCAAGCCCCGTCACAAGCCGCCAAACCGGCTAAATACAGCAGTTTCACCATCGTGTCACCCGCCAGCAATGAAATGGTGCAGGCGAATGGCGGCACGGTCACTCTCGCTTTCCAGACAGAGCCGGCGCTGCAGAGCGGGCACTACATTCAGGTGGTGCTGGATGGACGGATTCAGGATCAGCACGCAACCGGCCTCCAGTTTCAGCTCCACAATCTCAGTCGGGGCGCCCATATGATCCATGCCAGTATCCATGATGCGGCAGGACGTCTGGTGGCGCGCTCCAATATTGTGCAATTCTTCGTGCGCCAGGTCACCGTGATTGAAGATGGTAAGTCCCCTGAACTGCCGCCGTCCGGCAGCTCTGGCAGCGGTGGTGATGCGCCCCAGTATGCGCCGGATTCCGGGTCGGACTACACTGGCGATGCGCCGACCCCGGGTGGTGCCGACGCCTTTAATCCGACCAGCAAACCGATTTCCTCCACGCCGGGCCGGACCAATCCCGCCTTCAGTCCAAACTATTGA